One segment of Burkholderia multivorans ATCC BAA-247 DNA contains the following:
- a CDS encoding GMC family oxidoreductase — translation MQYDYIIVGGGSGGSSVAARLADACPDATIALIEAGPHTERNLLVNMPVGIAALVPFKLRTNYGYETVPQPGLGGRRGYQPRGRGMGGSSAINAMIYTRGHPSDYDEWAQIGATGWGWQDVLPYFRRAEGNQRGADAWHGADGPLTVSDLRFRNPFSERFIAAAHAAGYPLNDDFNGATQEGVGFYQVTHRDGSRCSVARAYIYGRNRPNLHVITDATVLRVGFDGKRAVGVAVSRNGRIETLGARAEVILSAGAFNSPQLLMCSGIGPAAQLRRHGIAVVHDAPDVGENLIDHIDFIINTRVNSSELVGICLRGIAKMTPALARYFSSRTGMMTSNVAEAGGFIKSDPSLDRPDLQLHFCTALVDDHNRKMHWGFGYSLHVCALRPYSRGTVALASGDARDAPLIDPRFFSDSRDLDLLVRGAQAMRRILSQPPLASQGGRELYTHPHQSEAELREAIVAHADTIYHPVGTCRMGSDARAVVDPQLRVRGVEGLRVVDASVMPTLIGGNTNAPSVMIGERAADFIVAARRGGVPRDQPAATVHGR, via the coding sequence ATGCAATACGACTACATCATCGTCGGCGGCGGCTCGGGCGGTTCGAGCGTCGCCGCGCGCCTCGCCGACGCGTGCCCGGACGCGACGATCGCACTCATCGAAGCGGGCCCGCACACCGAGCGCAATCTGCTCGTCAACATGCCGGTCGGCATCGCGGCGCTCGTGCCGTTCAAGCTGCGCACCAACTACGGTTACGAGACCGTGCCGCAGCCGGGCTTGGGCGGGCGCCGCGGCTATCAGCCGCGCGGCCGTGGCATGGGCGGCTCGAGCGCGATCAACGCGATGATCTATACGCGCGGCCATCCGAGCGACTACGACGAATGGGCGCAGATCGGCGCGACCGGCTGGGGCTGGCAGGACGTGCTGCCGTATTTCCGCCGCGCCGAAGGCAACCAGCGCGGCGCCGATGCATGGCATGGCGCCGACGGTCCGCTGACGGTATCGGATCTGCGCTTTCGCAATCCGTTCTCCGAACGATTCATCGCGGCCGCGCATGCGGCCGGCTATCCGCTCAACGACGACTTCAACGGCGCGACGCAGGAAGGCGTCGGCTTCTATCAGGTCACGCATCGCGACGGGTCGCGCTGCAGCGTCGCGCGCGCATACATCTACGGCCGCAACCGGCCGAACCTGCACGTGATCACCGATGCGACGGTGCTGCGCGTCGGCTTCGACGGCAAGCGTGCGGTCGGCGTCGCGGTGTCGCGCAACGGACGCATCGAGACGCTCGGCGCGCGCGCGGAAGTGATCCTGTCGGCGGGCGCGTTCAACTCGCCGCAACTGCTGATGTGCTCGGGCATCGGGCCCGCCGCGCAGTTGCGCCGGCACGGGATCGCGGTCGTGCACGATGCGCCGGACGTCGGCGAAAACCTGATCGACCACATCGACTTCATCATCAACACGCGCGTGAATTCGTCGGAGCTGGTCGGCATCTGTCTGCGCGGGATCGCGAAGATGACGCCCGCGCTCGCCCGCTATTTCTCGAGCCGCACGGGAATGATGACGAGCAACGTCGCGGAAGCGGGCGGCTTCATCAAGAGCGATCCGTCGCTCGATCGGCCGGACCTGCAGCTGCATTTCTGCACGGCACTCGTCGACGATCACAATCGCAAGATGCACTGGGGATTCGGCTATTCGCTGCACGTGTGTGCGCTGCGTCCGTACAGCCGCGGCACGGTCGCACTCGCGAGCGGCGACGCGCGCGATGCGCCGCTGATCGATCCGCGCTTTTTCAGCGATTCGCGCGATCTCGACCTGCTCGTGCGCGGCGCGCAGGCGATGCGCCGCATCCTGTCGCAGCCGCCGCTCGCCTCGCAGGGCGGTCGCGAGCTCTACACGCATCCGCATCAGAGCGAAGCCGAGCTGCGCGAAGCGATCGTCGCGCATGCGGACACGATCTATCACCCGGTCGGCACGTGCCGGATGGGCTCGGACGCGCGCGCGGTCGTCGATCCTCAACTGCGCGTGCGCGGCGTCGAAGGGTTGCGCGTCGTCGATGCGTCGGTGATGCCGACGCTGATCGGCGGCAACACGAATGCGCCGTCGGTGATGATCGGCGAACGCGCGGCGGACTTCATCGTCGCCGCGCGCAGGGGCGGCGTGCCGCGCGATCAGCCCGCGGCTACCGTGCACGGCCGCTGA
- a CDS encoding coniferyl aldehyde dehydrogenase translates to MKNDLPELAPQAQPSIDALDTLLREQRAAYLRAPYPAWETRARHLRALRTMLIDHADALADAISADFGHRSKQEVLLAEIWMAKEEIDDALRHGKRWMKPMRKPMNKWLRPARAKVIPQPLGVVGIVAPWNYPVLLAAGPLVCALAAGNRAMIKMSELTPRTAALFEQLIATTFARDHVAVVNGDAQVGAAFSALPFDHLLFTGSTQVGRHVMRAAADNLTPVTLELGGKSPAIIGPNARFDAAVDAIVAGKTLNAGQTCIAPDYVLLPRGMEAAFIERARARFATLYPDLQNNGDYTTIVSDRHFARLQQLASDAQAAGAQLHALSDAASDPASRRFVPCALTHVPASAQVMHEEIFGPLLPLVPYERLDEAIAYVNARPRPLALYLFDEDAGTIERVMHETISGGVTVNETLMHIACGSLPFGGVGASGMGAYHGYDGFVTFSKMKPVVMQPRINLRGLIAPPYGKRFAAVIKLMLKF, encoded by the coding sequence ATGAAGAACGATCTGCCCGAACTGGCGCCGCAAGCGCAGCCGTCGATCGACGCACTCGATACGCTGCTGCGCGAGCAGCGCGCGGCCTATCTGCGTGCGCCGTATCCGGCATGGGAGACGCGCGCGCGGCATCTGCGCGCGCTGCGCACGATGCTGATCGACCACGCGGACGCGCTCGCCGATGCGATCAGCGCGGACTTCGGCCATCGTTCGAAGCAGGAAGTGCTGCTCGCGGAAATCTGGATGGCGAAGGAAGAGATCGACGATGCGCTGCGGCACGGCAAACGCTGGATGAAGCCGATGCGCAAGCCGATGAACAAGTGGCTGCGCCCCGCACGCGCGAAGGTGATCCCGCAGCCGCTCGGCGTGGTCGGCATCGTCGCGCCGTGGAACTACCCGGTGCTGCTCGCGGCCGGCCCGCTCGTCTGCGCGCTGGCGGCCGGCAATCGCGCAATGATCAAGATGTCCGAACTGACGCCGCGCACCGCTGCGTTGTTCGAGCAGCTGATCGCGACGACGTTCGCGCGCGACCACGTCGCCGTCGTGAACGGCGATGCGCAGGTCGGCGCCGCGTTCAGCGCGCTGCCGTTCGATCACCTGCTGTTTACCGGTTCGACGCAAGTGGGCCGCCACGTGATGCGCGCGGCGGCCGACAACCTGACGCCCGTGACGCTCGAACTCGGCGGCAAGTCGCCGGCGATCATCGGTCCGAACGCGCGCTTCGATGCGGCCGTCGACGCGATCGTCGCCGGCAAGACGCTGAACGCCGGGCAGACCTGCATCGCGCCCGACTACGTGCTGCTGCCGCGCGGCATGGAGGCCGCGTTCATCGAGCGCGCGCGCGCCCGCTTCGCGACGCTCTATCCCGATCTGCAAAACAACGGCGACTACACGACGATCGTGTCCGACCGCCATTTCGCGCGACTGCAGCAACTCGCGAGCGACGCGCAGGCGGCGGGCGCGCAGCTGCACGCGCTGTCCGACGCGGCATCGGATCCGGCGTCGCGCCGCTTCGTGCCGTGTGCGCTCACGCACGTGCCGGCGTCGGCGCAGGTAATGCACGAGGAGATCTTCGGGCCGCTGCTGCCGCTCGTGCCGTACGAGCGGCTCGACGAAGCAATTGCGTACGTGAACGCGCGCCCACGTCCGCTCGCGCTTTATCTGTTCGACGAGGATGCGGGCACGATCGAGCGCGTGATGCACGAGACGATCTCCGGCGGCGTGACGGTCAACGAGACGCTGATGCACATCGCGTGCGGCAGCCTGCCGTTCGGCGGCGTGGGCGCGAGCGGGATGGGCGCGTATCACGGCTACGACGGCTTCGTCACGTTCTCGAAGATGAAGCCGGTCGTCATGCAGCCGCGGATCAACCTGCGCGGACTGATCGCACCGCCGTACGGCAAGCGCTTCGCGGCGGTGATCAAGCTGATGCTGAAGTTCTAG
- a CDS encoding serine/threonine protein kinase codes for MNDVTSAPASPDGPPFAGLTPECVLDALDSVLMPAGLRTDGRLLALNSYENRVYQVGVEDGPPVVAKFYRPARWSDEAILEEHAFVAELATREIPAVPARPFDGRTLHAFGGFRFSIFERRGGRAPDLDRSDTLEWLGRFIGRIHAVGATQPYVARPSLDIRTFGYEPRDYLLAHDFIPDDVRPAYETAVALALEGVEAAFERAGEIRMLRTHGDCHPSNVLWTDAGPHFVDFDDSRMAPAVQDLWLLLPGDRAGASRALADLLAGYEDFCEFEPRELHLVEALRTLRLIHYAAWLARRWDDPAFPAAFPWFNTHRYWEARVLELREQIGAMQEGPLWPV; via the coding sequence ATGAACGACGTCACCTCCGCCCCCGCTTCTCCCGACGGCCCGCCGTTTGCCGGTCTCACGCCCGAGTGCGTGCTCGATGCGCTCGACAGCGTGCTGATGCCGGCCGGTCTGCGCACCGACGGGCGCCTCCTTGCGCTGAACAGCTACGAAAACCGCGTCTATCAGGTCGGCGTCGAAGACGGCCCGCCCGTCGTCGCGAAGTTTTACCGTCCGGCGCGCTGGTCTGACGAAGCGATCCTCGAGGAACACGCATTCGTCGCCGAACTCGCCACGCGCGAGATTCCGGCCGTGCCGGCGCGCCCATTCGACGGCCGCACGCTGCATGCGTTCGGCGGCTTCCGCTTCTCGATCTTCGAGCGCCGCGGCGGCCGCGCGCCCGATCTCGATCGCAGCGATACGCTCGAATGGCTCGGCCGCTTCATCGGCCGCATTCATGCGGTCGGTGCGACGCAACCGTACGTCGCGCGTCCGTCGCTCGACATCCGCACGTTCGGCTACGAGCCGCGCGACTATCTGCTCGCGCACGATTTCATTCCCGACGACGTACGGCCCGCGTACGAAACGGCCGTCGCGCTCGCGCTCGAAGGCGTCGAGGCGGCGTTCGAGCGCGCAGGCGAGATCCGCATGCTGCGCACGCATGGCGACTGCCATCCGAGCAACGTGCTGTGGACCGATGCGGGCCCGCATTTCGTCGACTTCGACGACAGCCGGATGGCGCCCGCGGTGCAGGATCTGTGGCTGTTGCTGCCCGGCGATCGCGCGGGCGCATCGCGCGCGCTCGCGGACCTGCTCGCCGGCTACGAGGATTTCTGCGAATTCGAGCCGCGCGAGCTGCATCTCGTCGAAGCGCTGCGCACGTTGCGGCTGATCCATTACGCGGCGTGGCTCGCGCGACGCTGGGACGATCCCGCATTCCCGGCAGCGTTTCCGTGGTTCAACACGCATCGATACTGGGAAGCGCGCGTGCTCGAACTGCGCGAGCAGATCGGTGCGATGCAGGAAGGGCCGTTGTGGCCGGTGTGA
- a CDS encoding DMT family transporter gives MVSFKPALRAHGATSLFVLLWSSGAIFAELGLRHASAFVFLAARFALASLVLLVLARLRGRWLPPRGERRMTVLTGVLMMGGYSIFYLLALERGIAPGVLATILGVQPILTLAFVERRWQPMRVAGLALALAGLALVVCRGIGDARLPVSGIACALLALGALTVGSLLQKRVRAAPADVLPLQNAIGLVLCAMVLPFRPIAFDVSWAFVVPLLWLGIVISVVAQLLFYRLMQRGDLVNVTSLFYLVPIVTTLMDAMWLGNRPAPLALVGMAAIVAGLALVFRTPATRAQSGRA, from the coding sequence ATGGTTTCGTTCAAACCCGCGCTACGCGCGCATGGGGCGACGTCGCTGTTCGTGCTGCTTTGGAGCAGCGGCGCGATCTTCGCCGAACTCGGCTTGCGTCATGCCTCCGCCTTCGTATTTCTCGCCGCGCGCTTCGCGCTCGCCTCGCTCGTGCTGCTCGTGCTCGCGCGCCTGCGCGGGCGCTGGCTGCCGCCGCGCGGCGAACGGCGCATGACGGTACTGACCGGCGTGCTGATGATGGGCGGCTACTCGATCTTCTATCTGCTCGCGCTCGAACGCGGCATCGCGCCCGGCGTGCTTGCGACGATCCTCGGCGTACAGCCGATCCTGACGCTCGCTTTCGTCGAGCGTCGTTGGCAACCGATGCGCGTTGCCGGGCTCGCGCTGGCGCTCGCGGGACTGGCGCTCGTCGTCTGCCGCGGCATCGGCGATGCGCGGCTGCCGGTGTCCGGCATTGCATGCGCGCTGCTGGCGCTCGGCGCGCTGACGGTCGGCTCGCTGCTGCAAAAGCGCGTGCGCGCCGCGCCCGCCGACGTGCTGCCGCTGCAGAACGCGATCGGGCTCGTGCTGTGCGCGATGGTCCTGCCGTTCCGGCCGATCGCGTTCGACGTGAGCTGGGCGTTCGTCGTCCCGCTGCTGTGGCTCGGCATCGTGATCTCGGTCGTCGCGCAGCTGCTGTTCTACCGCTTGATGCAGCGCGGCGATCTCGTCAACGTGACGAGCCTGTTCTACCTCGTGCCGATCGTCACCACGCTGATGGACGCAATGTGGCTCGGCAATCGCCCCGCGCCGCTCGCGCTCGTCGGCATGGCGGCGATCGTCGCCGGCCTCGCGCTGGTGTTCCGCACGCCGGCTACACGCGCGCAGTCCGGCCGCGCATGA